AGCACGTTTAGGAGGTATCGGGCCCACTCGCGGCATCGCAGCATCGCACACCTCGACCATGGCACTCCCCATCCTCTCGGCTTCCGCGTCAACCTCCACTGGGGCTTCGACGGCTGGCAGCCAGGCTTTCACCACGGCTGCTTCGAGCAATACCTCCCGGTCTAAGCGTTTGACTGCCCAACGCGGGCCGTCCCCTTGCAAAGGCCGGTTCAGACCGATCGGGTTGACTGGAAGTGTGGAGACTTCAAACCGAATGTATCGGTGATCCGACAACGTCTCCACATCTTCCAACACGCCCAGCCTCGAACACGGCGCGCCAGGGCAGCGTTCGCGAACGTGACGTCCACGATGGAGCCACCCTGTTGCCGCACACACGTGTTGACCGACCCTCGGTTGAGGACGACCAGCCCAGTCGATATTGCCCACTCCTCTAATTCAGCCCGCGGGCGTCCGTTGCCGGCGATCCCCACGCAGTGGATTTCGCGTTAAGGTCCCCAGCTACGAGCACCATGCCCGGCCGCCTTCTGCCGATCAGAGCTCCGACCTCGATCAGAAACTGTTCGAATTCGGCCAGAGTCCGGTTCGGCGAGAAGTACGCTCCCACCAGCATAATTTCACCAACCCAGGCCGCAACGTATCCACGGCCCCTTTCTATTCTTTGGGGCGGCGTGGGACCGGCGGGCGAATTGGTGACAATAGCCACTAGGCCGTCTAAGTCGCCAGCCCAGTTGTCCCTAGGTGGGACAGAGTAGGGCTCGGCAATAACCCCACACTAATCTGCCATTCCGCCAGGCTCTGGTACACAAGGTCCTGTGCTCTGGCGGAATGGTTGATGTTCCCCTGCAGGAAGCTGATGGCCATTATTTATTCAGCGGCCATTGCTTCCCCAACGCATTGCTGGCCGCGAGTGTTGTTGCGGCCGGCTGGGAGGACTGCGAAGGGGCCGGGGGGGCCATCGCGAGTCTTCCTATCCTTCCTCGGTCCTCGGGCAGTGCACGCCTTGGAGCCCAGGGCATGGCTTGCCGACTTACCCGATGCCTCGCACACTGCACAGTGGGGCTCGGCCGAGCATTGTGCCGCCTTGTGGTCCGGCTTTCCACATCGGTAGCACAGACTGCCGCGATCTATTTGCGCTTGGCATTGCGCCCTGACATGCCCAACCTCCAGGCAGCGGTAGCAGCGTAATATTCTGGGCTCCAGCAGCTTCACCTGTGCCGAAGACCATCCAACCAGGAAACGACCACCGTCGGACACCTTCTTTGCCGCCGTGACCGGGCAGCGTACCCAGACTGTACCAAGACCAGTGTGATCCCGGCGGATTTCCCTGCCTTGACCTGATCCTGAGTACATTCCCCGGCTCGAGCGACGGCGACGACTACCTCCTCCGACGTCACAGAGTCATCCAGGTTGGATAGTCGCAACTCCGCACACTTTGTCGGCCTGGACACTCGGACTTCCTCTCCCAGTTTTTCCGCCAGCTCCCTTGCCAGCTTATCGGCCTTCTCACCGCTGTTCACACCCGGCAGCTGCAGGATCCGTGCGCCAGTGGCTGCCCGCCGAAAACGCAAATCGGAAATGCCCAGATCAGCTAGCTTGACCTTCTCCTTTGCTACGGCCAGCACCTTGGCATACGTTGCGCCGTTTGCCTCCGCTTCCGGTTGCAGCGTCAGCACCACAGCTGCCGATCGCGGCGGGCGAAGACCTCTACTACGTGTCTTTGCCTTTGCCTGAGCCTTCTCGTTCGCTGCCTTCCTTTTTGTGTTTGCCTGGGGCTGCGTCTTCGACTGTGCAGCGGCCCTCCTCCTCGCGCTCCTACTCACCACTGAAGTCCATTGCTGGTCCGAGGACCCAGGTGCAGGGGGTGGCGGCTGCTGACCGCTTGGGGCCGACGGTCCAGCGACAGCAGTGGGCTGTGATTTCGCCTTCTTTCTCTTCTTCTTTGACTTTTCGCCCTTTTGGGGCTCGACCGTAAAATTTGGGGGCCCCGGGAAGGCGTGACCCCTGCCGCTTTCCCCGGTGTGACCGTTTGCGCGGCCTGTCGTCCCCGGTCTACTGCCAGTGGGGTCTGTCCTGTTTTGTTTGGCAGAAGCCTGCCATCTCGCTCCAAGGCTCCGAGTCTGTCGTCAAGGATACGTCCCACCTTAACTGTGATTGCCCCGATCAGGTCGTCCACATGGGGACGTCCGAGGGCAGCGGCAGGCTGCGGCGCCTCCCTGTCTATTGCCTTTGAGGGAGGTGAGTCCCAACGCGGCATTTGGAGCCGTTCCATGTCCTCGCGAATTTTGCGAAGCTCGCAACGCACATCTGCTAGCTCCGCTTTGAGGCGCTTATTTGCGGCCTCTAATTGTCGCGTTTCATCAGACACGGAGTGTGTCCTGAGCTCCTCAAAACTTCCTTTAACGCCTTGACCGAATCTTTTAGGGCCTTTTGGAAGGTGCCCTTAAGATGGCTCGACTTGTCGGCCACCATCTTGATGGCTTTCAGATTGGCATCTATTCGGTCATTGAGACTCCCCTCCCGATCCTCGGTGGACGCTTCAGAGAGTCCCTTTGGCGGGTTGCGACAGACCGACAGAAGTTCTCCGCCTCCTTTCCTCGCGAAGCCGCAGCTCCTCACGTTTCTCCTTATTGGTGGCCTCGCGGGCCTTTAAGTAATCCCCGTAGCGTGCAGTTGGGATGCAGTGTCCTCGGCCACTTCCGTCCCATGCGGCAAGCGCGAACCGGAGCCGAGCCGGATGCGCTCCACCAGGACGACGGGTGTTCGGCCCAGCGGATCGGTCTTACTAAAAGGACCAATTTTACGCCCCCCTTTTGCTCTCTTGCCCCTCTTGGCAGTGTCTGACAGCAGTGTCCCGACTCCCGCGTCGCTCTCTGAGCCGGAGGAAAGCGCTAGGTCATCCGCGGGCCGCTTGTCGGGCCTCGAGCCCCAAAACTTCCTGCACATTTCTGTGGTCGAGGGCTCCGCCTGCGCCTTCGGGGGACCCATTTCCACCGAGCCCTCCGAGTCGCCGGTGTCGGCCTCCCCCTCGCCGAACAGGTCACGTCTGTCCAGCCTTGAGGGGAGAAGTACTCTCTCTCTCCTCTTCTCTCTCAGGCGACTGAGTCGCTTCCACTCCGCGGATGCCGGTGTTCCTCCCGGTAAAAACTCTCGTTCGGTTCGGAGTCGAAGGACGCACGAACTGCCTATATCCTGGGAGCACAGGCGCATCCTCCGCTCCCGTTTGTGTGTCAGGCACGGTGTATCGAATATAGCGCCCAAGCGCGTCCCGCAGTGGGCGGAACCCCGCCGGGACGGGCTTAGGCGAGGGCAGGGCAAGCCCGGGTGAGGACGGGGTGCCCGCCGCCTCCTCGCTGACCGAATCTCCTCCTCCGTGTGCTGGTTTCGGGGAGGGCTCGGTCACAGCCTCCTCCGCATCTGCTCCTCCTCGTAATCTTAACAACAAACCCAAATCGTTAGCATCGGCGTCCGTTGATCGCTTGCCAGTGTCGTTGGAATTGGTCCTCGAGTGGTGTGCCCCCCCAGAATACGACGGGCAGCATGTCACCACAGTACGGGCATCCAGTGCGGATGCCCGTTCTGTGGTGACACGGAGGATTGGGACCTCCTGGGGTAATCTTACAATGTCTTGGCCACtcattttttgctatttttaaggGGTATGCCCCCCTTTGTGCGGCGCTTGTGACTGGGCTCCCCCCAGCCACGCATCCCATCGGCACGCCGCAAACCTTGGGATTGGGGATTTTTATAGTGCTTTACTCCACTTGGCCTTCCTCTCAGTGAGGGAGGCCCCCGGTCCGCTCAGTGCGGGTTGCGGGTTGCCCGACGGTGGCCGTAGCCACGACGCCGCGCCTGGCGGCCTGGGCACGCCTCCGGTGGCTCATAGAGCCCCGACTCCATCCCGGGGGGACACCTGGCAGCTCGCACTGTGCCCTCTGCTGACTTCAGAGGGACACGCGGAGCCGCCCCCCGTGTGCTGCTCTTAGTCTGGCCTCTCGCCTCAGGCCTGTCCGGTTTGGGAGGCCCTGTCCGGCATAGCCCTGAGGGTCCTGGAGGCACGCAAGCCCCTtcaccacggcaaggtggcAACACGTCGAAGGGGACTTGactaacctaaccttttttttttttttttttttacgtggggaatgcgtttacgcataccgccgggtctgaggtggtgggcgacccggtcggttatgtggggctcgaggctgtaaaagggcccccctacccactaaaccccacggtgtcctCTCACCGCTTTATGTGCGGGGTCCCGGGAAGCTGTAAAGGGCGTCCGCGACCCCGCAGCGGCCATCCTGGATCAGGATACGTCGCTGGTCAGGCTATGAGCCGACCGATCCTCGCCTTGGGAGCGCTTCTTGGACACAGGGGTCGCGCTCTCCAACTCGAGAGCCAGCGTATTGGGCGAGGGCGCTCTCATGCATCGCTCGCCCGCCGGCTGTCGTTAGGGTGGCAGGTTCCGCTCGTGAGCGGCACGTCTGCGGCCTGTGCGGCGGCGGCGCATCGGGTTTGCCTCGGCCTGGGTTTCCCGTTCGCGCTCCGCCGCCTCCTTCTCTTTGAGGACGTGCTCGCTGAAAGAGAGCAGAGCCTCCCACCCTTCTTCGCTAGCCACAATGGCCCGCACCACCGCCGGCAGCGACAGGTCTGGCCCCACCCGGGCCACCACCTCCCGCCGCTCCGCCCCCCATGCCGGACACTCGGCCAGCGTGTGCCAGGCCGAGTCCTCGCCAGCCCCGCACGCGTGGCACTCCGGTGTCGGCTCTCCGAGCGACTTTGTACAGGTACGAGCCGAAGCAGCCATGGCCCGAAAGTACCTGTACAAGCCGAAAGGTGAGCACGCCATGCTCACGGTCTAACCATTTTTGGAGCACTGGCCGTATCGCTTCGATGGTGCGGACTCCTGCGCTTGGGCGCTCAAGCCTGGCTGACCACCGCTCTACTGCTGCCTGGTGAAGTATCTCTCGCTGCGCTCTGATCTCCTGGGGCGCTGGCCAGAGATCGCGAGCTAGAGCCTCCTTACGCCATACGAATAGGGAAGCCAGGATTTGCGCCTCCAGATCCCAGGGTAGGGTTCCCGCTAGGGCGCAAGCTGCTTCGGTACCTATTGTCCTATACCCTCTTATCACTCGCTGCGCCATCACTCTCTGCGGTCGCCGTAGCTGTGATATGTTCTTATCACTGAGTGCGTCAGCCCACGCTGGGGCACCGTAGAGAGCCATTGAGCGCAGGACTCCCGTGTACAGGCGGCGGCATGATGCCTTAGGCCCACCCAGATTTGGCAGTATGCGCCCAAAGGCCGCAGCCGCTCGCACCAACCTGGGCGCCAGGCGCTCAAAGTGTGCTCTGAAGTTCCACTTGCTGTCAAGCGTGACACCGAGGTAGAGAAGTGTACGCCTGACAGCAATAGGAACCCCCCCCACCACTATCTCTGCGTCAGCAGGTGGCGCTTTTCGCGCTCCATAAAAGCAGACAGCTTCCGACTTTGGAAGCGCTACTTCCAGGCCCAGCCGTCGAATCCTGCTCACACAGTGAGCGACAGCCGCTGTTGCCAGCACGGCCGCGTCGCGGtgactaacctaacctaaccttttttttttttttttacgtggggaatgcgtttacgcataccgccgggtctgaacgacccggtcggttatgtggggctcgaggctgtaaagaggccccctacccactaaaccccacggtgtcctCTCACCGCTTTGTGTGCGGGGTCCCGGGGAAGCTCGCGCAATGCGTCCGCGGCCCCGCAGCGGCCATCCTGCATCAGGATCGTCGCCAGGTCGGCTTTTTAAGCCGACCGATCCTCGCCTTGGGAGCGCTTCCCGGACACAGGGTCGCGCTCTCCAGCTCGAGAGCTAGCGTTTGTGGGCGAGGGCGCTCTCATGCCTCCCTCGCCCGCTAGCTGTCGTTAGGGTGGCAGGTTCCGCTCGTGAGCGGCACGTCTGCGGCCTGTGCGGCGGCGGCGCATCGGGTCTGCCTCGGCCTGGGTTTCCCGTTCGCGCTCCGCCGCCTCCTTCTCCTTAAGGACGTGCTCGCTAAAAGAGAGCAGAGCCTCCCACCCTTCCTCGCTGGCCACCATGGCCAGCACCACCGCCGGCAGCGAGAGGTCTGGCCCCACCTGGGCCATCAGCTGCTGCCGCTCCTCCTCCCATGCCGGGCACTCGGCCAGTGTGTGCTGGGCCGAGTCTACGCCAGCTCCGCACGCGTGGCACTCCGGTGTCGGCTCTCTTTGTGCGACCTTGTGCAGGTAGCTGCCGAAGCAGCCATGCCCCGTCAGCACCTGCGTCAGTCGGAAAGAGAGCACCCCGGAGCGCCTTTCAACCCAGTCGTGGAGGACTGGGCGAACCGCCTCTATGGTGCGGGAGCCGGCCCTCGGCCGTTCCAGCCGGTGCACCCACATCTGCCTCGCCTCGCCCTGGAGCTCTTCGCGCCGGTTTTCCACCTCCGATGGCGCCGGTGGGTTGTTCCCGGCTCGTGCCTCCGCATGCCAGCGGAACAGTGCTGCGTGGGCTCGCGCGTCGAGGTCCCAGGGCAGGCACCCGGCTAGCACGCATGCGGCATCCGCGCCCACCGTGCGGTACCCTCGGATTACCCTCAGCGCCATTGCTCTTTGCGGTCTCCGCAGTTGAGCGATGTTGTGGCTGCTGAGGGCATCCGCCCATACTGGGGCACCGTAGAGCGCCATCGAGCGCACCACGCCCGTGTAGAGGCGGCGGCACATTGCGTTGGGCCCCCCCAGGTTGGGCAGTATACGCCCAAAGGCCGCCGCTGCACGCAGTAATTTCGGCGCGAGGCGCTCGAAGTGCGCCTTAAAATTCCATTTGCTGTCAAGTACGACACCGAGGTACAGCAGTGTCGGCTTGACAGCAATTGGGACTCCTCCCACTATAATTTGGGCGCCAGCTGGAGGCGCTTTCCGCGGGCCGTAGAAGCAGATGGCCTCGCACTTCGCAAGGGCCACCTCCAGCCCTAACCGGCGAATGCGGGCCACACAGTGGGCGACTCCTGCCGTCGCCAGAACGGCTGCGTCGCGGTAACTGGGTCCTCTGGCCGTCACGAGCGTGTCATCGGCGTAACAGGTGACCCCGACTCCACGCAAGTTTTCCCCCGTAGGACCCAGTCGTAGCCAATGTTCCACAGGAGTGGTCCCAgcaccgacccctgtggaactCCGCACGACATGCGCCTCCGACCCCAGTCCCGTCGCCCTGGCCAGACGATCGCCCGTCCCTCCAGGTAGGCGGCTACGATGCGCGACAGATGGAGCGGCACTCCGTGAAAGCGCAGAGCCTCGTTGATGACTTCCCAGGGCAAGGTGTTGAAGGCGTTGGAGATGTCTAGCGACACCGCCAAGACAACCTCGCCCTGGGAAACGGCCTCCTCCGCTATCGCCTTCACCCGGAGTATCGCGTCCACCGTCGACCGCCCCCCTAAAGCCGAACTGCTGGTCAGCCAGGTTCGGCCCTGCGCGTTCCATGTGCCCGATGAGGCGAGCTGCGATTATCCGCTCAAAGAGCTTGCCCACCTCATCGAGCAGGACAATGGGCCGGTATCCGGCTGGAGAGTCCGCCGGCCGCCCGCCTTTGCGAAGGAGAACCAGTTTCCCGGTTCTCCATTCGTTGGGGAAGCAGCCCTGCTCCAGGCATGCCGTCAGCAGCCGCAGGAGCTTTGGCCCCAGGGCGTCCATGGCCAGGACCCAAGCACGACCCGGAATGCCGTCGGGCCCGGGGGCCGTGTTCTTGGCCCTGAGCCGATGGACAGCTGCGCAGAGCTCACCGGGAGTGACGGGTGGGACTGCAGCCTCCTCGCTAGTTTCCGCCCTCAGGGGCGCCATGGCAGGTGGTGTGTGCGGGCCCCTCTCGGGGAAGAGCGTTGCGACCACTCGGTCCAGGAGGTCCGACTCGAGCGATTGGGTCAGCGGCGGCGCCCACGCGCGTAACTTGTTCCGGACAAGTTTGTATGGCCTGCCCCACGGGTCGGCATTGAGGGTCTCCAGAAATTCGGCACGACTCGCCTCAATTGCCTTCCCTATGGCCATAGAAAACTCTGCCCGGGAGTTTTTGTACGCCTCGTAAGAGCGGCGGATCTCGTCCTCGCTGGGCCTCCTTCTCCGCCTCTGGCGCATGTACTGGCGCCGCGCGGCTACACAGCCCTCGCGCAGTTGCGCGAGCTCGGCGGACCACCagtacacgctcggtttcggcGGCAGACGCTTGGCCCGGGGCATTGACGCGTCACACACGCGCGTCATGGCCCCTCGGAACCAGGACGCTTCCGCCTCTACCACCACCGCTCCCTCCTGTACGGGCAGCCAGGCCTCCACTATCGCCGCCTCCCTGAGCAGTTCCCGGTCGAGTTTGGTGAGTGCCCATCTTGGGCCACCCCCGACCGGGTCCATCCGGCTTGGGTTGTGAGAGGTCGCCGAGGGGTGGTGACGTCGAACCGTATGTACCGGTGGTCAGACAGCGTCTCCACCCCCACCATGACCTCCCATCCCTGGACACGGCGCGCCAGGGCGGCGCTCGCGAACGTGATGTCCACGATGGAACCACCCTGTTGCCGCACGCACGTGTGTGCCGTTCCCTCGTTCAGCAAGGCCAGCCCCGCCGCAACAGCCCACTCCTCGAGGGTGGCGCCCTTCGCGTCTGTCGCCGGAGAACCCCAGGCTGTGGACTTCGCATTAAAGTCTCCGGCGACGATCACGGGACGCGGAAGAAGCCGCCCGATTAACTCCCCTACTTCGCCCAGGAACTGTTCAAAGTCGGCCAGGCAGCGGTTTGGGGAGAAATAGGTTGCAACGAACCATATTTCTCCGCATAGCGCCGCCACGTACCCCTTCCCTTTTTTTACGGCGGTAGGCGGAGGAACACCAGCTGCCGCTCTCGTCACCAGTGCCACCGATCCGTCCATGTCGCCCATGAAGTCGTCCCGGGGGGGGACAGAGTATGGCTCAGCCACCACGGCGATGCCGATCATCCACTGCGCCAGGGATTGGAACAAGAGATCCTGGGCCCTGGCGCAGTGGTTGAGGTTCGTCTGCAGTACCCGTACAGCCATACTTACTCCTTTGGTACTGGGTTCACCTCCTGCGTCTCCATGGCGATGTCTGGGGACTTCGTGGAGTGGGATGGGGCCCGGCGGGCGACTTCATTTCTTCTCTTCCCCTTTTTCGGGGCAAGGGCTAGGCACGCTTTGGAGCCAAGCATGTGGTCGGCCTTTTTCCCCTCGTTTGAGCACTTGGCGCAGTGTGGTTCCTCCGAGCAGACAGCCGCTCTGTGGCCGGGCTTGCCGCAGCGGTAGCAGGCGTCGCTAAGATCAACGTCGTTGGTGCAGTTTACCCTCACGTGCCCCATTTCGAGGCATTTAAAGCACCGCATGGGACGCTGATCCAGCAGTTTTACCGCTGCCCGGACCCACCCTACCTGGAGTCGCCCTCGGTCGGCCTCCACCACCTTTTTAGCTGCGGTGACTGGGCAGCGAAGCCAGATCGTGCCGAGGCCGGAGGCATCCTGCCTAATCTCTCCGGCCTTAATCTGGCCCTCTGCACAGCCGCCGACCTTCGCGACCGACGCGACCACCTCGCTAGGGGACACTGAGTCGTCGAGCTCGGTGACTCGCAGCTCCGCGCACTTCACTGGCCGGGAGACTCTGACGACTTCACTCCCCAGCTTTTCAGTTAGCGCTTCGGCCAGCGAGTCAGCCTTCTCGCCACTGTCAGCACCTGGGATTTCCAGCACCCTACCGCCGGCGGCTGCCCGCTTAAATTTCAGGGCGGTGATGCCGAGCTGCTCCAGGTTTACGGTCTCCTTTGCCCTGGAGAGCACCTGGGCGTAGTTGACACCGCTTTCGAGTGCTTCCGGCTGTAGGGTGAGCACCACGGCTGCCGAGCGGGGAGGGCGAAGTCTCCGGGCTTTGGGCTTCGCACGCTGAGGTGCTGGCTGTGGCGCCTTTGCCTTTGTCGCTGCCGCTTTCTTCCTCCTCTTTCTGCCTCCAACCGCCACCTTCCAGCCCTCGTCAGTGGACGTGGCGGCCGCTGGCCGAGGGGGTTCAGTGGCGGGCGGGAGAGGACTCTTAGTGCCAGCAGTGGCCTTCGCTGATGGTTTCGGCGCGCTCTTCTTGCCCTTGCCTTTGCCCTTTCCCTTCTTCTTGTCGCCCTTTTGGGGTTCCACTATGTAATTTGGGGGACCTCGGGTAGGCGTTGGCCCTCCCGTTTTTACCCCTGTGGCCGTTTGCACGGCCTTTCGTGCCCGGTCTGCAGCCGGTGGGGGCTGCCCAGTCCTGAGTGGCAGAAGCCTGCCGTCGCGTTCGAGAGCTCCGAGCCTCTCGTCGAGCATCCGTCCTACCCTGGCCG
This genomic stretch from Leguminivora glycinivorella isolate SPB_JAAS2020 chromosome Z, LegGlyc_1.1, whole genome shotgun sequence harbors:
- the LOC125241279 gene encoding uncharacterized protein LOC125241279, whose amino-acid sequence is MAVRVLQTNLNHCARAQDLLFQSLAQWMIGIAVVAEPYSVPPRDDFMGDMDGSVALVTRAAAGVPPPTAVKKGKGYVAALCGEIWFVATYFSPNRCLADFEQFLGEVGELIGRLLPRPVIVAGDFNAKSTAWGSPATDAKGATLEEWAVAAGLALLNEGTAHTCVRQQGGSIVDITFASAALARRVQGWEVMVGVETLSDHRYIRFDVTTPRRPLTTQAGWTRSGVAQDGHSPNSTGNCSGRRR